A stretch of the Odontesthes bonariensis isolate fOdoBon6 chromosome 5, fOdoBon6.hap1, whole genome shotgun sequence genome encodes the following:
- the cnr2 gene encoding LOW QUALITY PROTEIN: cannabinoid receptor 2 (The sequence of the model RefSeq protein was modified relative to this genomic sequence to represent the inferred CDS: inserted 2 bases in 1 codon), translated as MEEWEHSTSLQPAEIKANGSCENLECYMVLVKAEKTAIGSICFLAGPITLMENALVLVLIVTTVSLRQRPSYLFIGSLALADVFASCFFTTSFLDFHLFRRSDGPTAYLFKLGGVTMAFTNSVGSLLLTALDRYLCIHQASSYKVLLTRRRALLSLFILWSITIFISFLPLMGWRCPTGLTPPCSRLFPYISQGYLACWTSFILVLLALILGAYALILWKAHRHESSMTSLQGAAATGQARMRMDIRLARTFGLILLILVGCWLPALSFMLADVSVILTHTQQRAFAFCSTLCLLNSAVNPLLYALRCRELRVAXCCSHYKGCVRL; from the exons TGGAATGCTACATGGTCCTGGTCAAGGCGGAGAAGACAGCCATCGGCTCCATCTGTTTCCTGGCAGGTCCCATCACACTGATGGAAAACGCCCTTGTGCTGGTGTTGATCGTCACCACAGTCTCTTTGCGACAGCGGCCCTCCTATCTGTTCATCGGTAGCCTCGCTCTGGCTGATGTATTTGCCAGCTGCTTCTTCACCACCAGCTTCCTGGACTTCCATCTCTTTCGCCGCAGCGATGGTCCCACTGCCTACCTCTTCAAGTTAGGCGGAGTCACCATGGCCTTCACTAACTCAGTGGGGAGCTTACTGCTTACTGCTCTGGACCGCTACCTTTGCATCCACCAGGCCTCAAGCTACAAGGTGTTGCTGACCCGTCGCAGAGCCTTGCTGAGCCTCTTTATTCTCTGGAGCATCACCATATTCATCTCCTTTTTGCCTCTGATGGGCTGGAGGTGTCCCACAGGCCTCACTCCGCCCTGCTCTCGCTTATTTCCCTACATCAGCCAGGGTTATCTAGCCTGTTGGACCAGCTTCATCCTGGTGCTTCTAGCACTCATTTTGGGGGCTTATGCTCTCATCCTGTGGAAGGCCCACCGCCATGAATCCTCCATGACCAGCCTACAGGGAGCAGCAGCGACAGGGCAGGCCCGCATGAGGATGGATATCCGGCTGGCTCGCACTTTTGGTCTGATTCTGCTCATACTGGTGGGCTGCTGGCTTCCTGCACTCTCCTTTATGCTTGCTGATGTCTCTGTGATCCTGACCCATACACAACAGAGGGCTTTTGCATTTTGCAGCACCCTCTGCCTGCTCAACTCTGCAGTCAATCCCCTGCTTTATGCCCTGCGGTGCAGAGAGCTAAGAGTCGC CTGCTGCAGTCACTACAAAGGCTGTGTGAGATTATGA
- the rhbdl2 gene encoding rhomboid-related protein 2: MGDIDLEQQEPFPVDRDGNRLRRDAEQTDGGKKMGCCEKFQQSVSRWMLPEVSRSRYLERANCCPPPIFIILISIAELGVFIYYAVWKPQKQWVTLDESLWNSPLTYNPDKRHEAWRFISYMFIHAGVEHIFGNLLMQLLLGIPLELVHKGFEVGMVYLAGVIAGSLASSIFDPLSALVGASGGVYALIGGYFMNAVVNFREMVPLLGVFRILAIVLIVGTDFGFAFYRRFVNQNEGLQVSFVAHFGGIVAGMTVGYVFFSDYNKKLLKDPRFWICIVGFLVFFLFAVLFNIFISPAS, from the exons ATGGGGGACATCGACCTGGAGCAGCAGGAGCCGTTCCCGGTGGACAGAGACGGGAATCGGTTAAGGAGAGATGCGGAGCAGACGGATGGAGGCAAGAAGATGGGATGTTGTGAGAAGTTCCAGCAGTCCGTCTCCAGATGGATGCTTCCAGAAGTCTCACGCAGCAGGTACCTGGAACGTGCCAACTGCTGCCCGCCCCCCatcttcatcatcctcatcagTATCGCAGAG CTGGGAGTGTTTATCTACTATGCTGTGTGGAAGCCTCAGAAGCAGTGGGTGACCCTGGATGAAAGCCTCTGGAACAGCCCCCTGACCTATAACCCTGATAAGAGACATGAAGCATGGCGCTTTATTTCCTACATGTTTATCCACGCCGG TGTGGAGCACATTTTTGGGAACCTGCTGATGCAGCTGCTGCTGGGCATCCCCTTGGAACTGGTCCACAAAGGATTTGAAGTGGGAATGGTTTACCTGGCCGGTGTGATTGCAG GCTCTTTGGCCAGTTCCATCTTTGATCCTCTCAGTGCTTTGGTGGGGGCGTCCGGGGGCGTCTACGCCCTGATCGGAGGCTACTTCATGAATGCAGTGGTG AATTTCCGAGAGATGGTTCCTCTCCTCGGAGTGTTTCGAATCCTCGCCATCGTGCTCATCG TCGGCACAGATTTTGGATTTGCCTTCTACAGAAGATTCGTAAATCAGAACGAGGGTTTGCAG GTGTCATTTGTGGCTCATTTTGGAGGAATCGTGGCCGGGATGACTGTCGGCTACGTCTTCTTCAGCGACTACAACAAGAAGCTGCTCAAAGACCCCCGCTTCTGGATTTGCATCGTGGGTTTCCTAGTCTTCTTTCTCTTTGCTGTGCTCTTCAACATCTTCATTTCTCCAGCATCATAG
- the akirin1 gene encoding akirin-1 has translation MACGATLKRSMEFEALLSPQSPKRRRCNPLPGTPSTPSPQRCNLRPPVDSPAHSMSPQPIGGEHRLTPEQIFHNLRQEYSRIQRRRQLEGAFNQTEACSSSDAPSPSSSLNAPSSPPGASRKDQPSFTLRQVSYLCERLLKDHEEKIREEYEQILNTKLAEQYESFVKFTQDQIMRRYGARPASYVS, from the exons ATGGCTTGTGGAGCTACGTTAAAGCGGTCGATGGAGTTTGAGGCCCTCCTCAGTCCTCAGTCTCCCAAGCGGAGAAGGTGCAATCCACTACCGGGGACTCCAAGCACTCCGTCCCCTCAAAGATGCAACCTCCGTCCACCGGTCGACAGCCCAGCGCATTCGATGTCTCCCCAGCCCATCGGCGGCGAACACAGGCTTACTCCAG AGCAAATCTTCCATAACCTCCGTCAGGAGTACAGCCGGATCCAGAGGCGGCGGCAGCTGGAAGGGGCTTTCAACCAGACTGAGGCCTGCAGCTCCAGTGACGCTCCCAGCCCCAGTTCCTCCCTCAACGCTCCCAGCTCTCCACCAG GTGCCTCAAGGAAGGACCAGCCCTCGTTCACACTGAGGCAGGTTAGCTACCTGTGCGAGCGTCTGCTCAAAGACCACGAGGAGAAGATCCGGGAGGAGTACGAACAGATACTTAACACAAAACTCGCAG AACAATATGAATCGTTTGTGAAATTCACACAAGACCAGATCATGCGAAGATATGGAGCCCGGCCCGCTAGTT ACGTCTCCTGA